The Littorina saxatilis isolate snail1 linkage group LG1, US_GU_Lsax_2.0, whole genome shotgun sequence nucleotide sequence ATTTGTTGCGGTTTTGTTATGTTCGGCTTGGAGCGAAGTTAACTCGTCGCGAAGCTGCTGATTCTTTTGGCATTTTTCTGCGATGTTGGCCTTGTCGTGCTGAAGTGTTGTTACATCTTTGGTagttttgctgctagtttctttcaGACAGCACAGTTCTTTAAAGAGAGCTTCTACGTCAGTGCTAAGTTTGGTGTTGTCGTTATGACGAGCAGTAAAGTCTCTGCAAAGAAGTGTGTTCTGTGTCTGGAGCAGTGATATCTGTTTTTCTGATTCGGCAACCTTTGCAGCCAGTGTTTCTAGCTTGGCTTCCATATCCGTGGCATCCACATTTTGCAGTGAAAGTTTAGATCCCTGGGAAGGCAGAAGCCCCTTTCCTTGCTGCAGGCTGTTCGATGCATTCAGATGCCTGCTGGCATCGAAATCTTCAGCTGAATCGTTACTAGGTGCGACAATGGTACCCATGAAATCTCGGAGAGAAGAATGAAGGTTTTCAGTGTTGTCTCGTTGCTCATATTTCAGAATTGACAGGTCTTCTTTCTGGTTCAGCAGCTCTTCAAAGTGACGACGATTCTCCTCAGAAAGAACCTTCTTCGAAGTCACGGACACTGCTTCGTCTCCTGCTGAACTTTGTTTCATCTTGTTGAGCGCGTCACGCGCAAGAGACAGGTCAGCACGGATGACGTCACCGAGGACCTGCGTCACTTCTCTGAGACTTCCGAGGCTGACGTCACGAGCTTCGCCGGCGTGACGTAGCAGAGCAGCGTACCGCACGTGAACGTCGTGTTCTCTGGCTCTCCTTTCCTCTCCAAGCCGTTTCTCTTTCTCCACGAGTTTGTGAATGACATCTTGCAACAGCTGACACTCATCTCTCGGTGCATTTGCTGGGGTCTTGCTGCTGGTAGTGCTTGCTTTacttgttttaagttccttcaCCGCGGAGGCCTGGCAAAACCTGTTGTGGCTACGGGTACATCGGGTGCAGAAGTAGCTGACACACTTGGTGCAGTTGTACTTAGCCTCCTGACCTTCCTCACAAAGGTCACACAGTATGGGTGGAGGGTCGTTTTCATCGTTGCCGGCATTCACGTAGATATTATTCTGGAATTCAAAAGTACGGACTGTGTTAACAACCAAccaagcaaacagacaaacaaaacccaaacttaccaacacaacaacaacaacaacaacaacgataagcacgacaacaacaacaacaacacacccatcacacacacacacaaaacacaaaaaaaaacaaataagaaaacatACCAACACATTAATAAAGAAAACAATTACATAGAACAGTCATGCAGGCAAAGTACGAGTCTGACTGATAACACTGCGACCGTCGACAACTACCAGCACATTATACGCGCGggcattacaaaacaaaatatgtaaacaatcaaataaacaaacattgTCACATCCCACTCCCCCAAAAACTAGCAATAAACAGAACGTATAACTGAACTGTTAAGGaaactcgtgtgtgtgtgtgtgtgtgtgtgtgtgtgtgtgtatatctgtgtctgtatgtgtatctttgtatcgtgtgtgtgtgtgtgtgtgtgcatgcgtgtgtgcgtgtgtgtgtgtgtgcgtgcttgcgtgccaTCGTGcctacgtgtgtgcgtgtgtgtgtgtacatgcgtgtgtgtgtgaaagcgtgggtgtgaat carries:
- the LOC138968169 gene encoding tripartite motif-containing protein 2-like, coding for MATGGRDVVRRHLGEPSEEKDIHATASVSIVCPTCRRSTPIPSGGVERLQNNIYVNAGNDENDPPPILCDLCEEGQEAKYNCTKCVSYFCTRCTRSHNRFCQASAVKELKTSKASTTSSKTPANAPRDECQLLQDVIHKLVEKEKRLGEERRAREHDVHVRYAALLRHAGEARDVSLGSLREVTQVLGDVIRADLSLARDALNKMKQSSAGDEAVSVTSKKVLSEENRRHFEELLNQKEDLSILKYEQRDNTENLHSSLRDFMGTIVAPSNDSAEDFDASRHLNASNSLQQGKGLLPSQGSKLSLQNVDATDMEAKLETLAAKVAESEKQISLLQTQNTLLCRDFTARHNDNTKLSTDVEALFKELCCLKETSSKTTKDVTTLQHDKANIAEKCQKNQQLRDELTSLQAEHNKTATNVGEMKQSIGDLLKDKVAKGNPQVAFHARMNDETVVKQFLETVICGTVITNAGGAYDDKTGIFKAPVSGFYCFLATSRSADADDDSICDPPPRNESHVTSRGSALGII